Part of the Spinacia oleracea cultivar Varoflay chromosome 5, BTI_SOV_V1, whole genome shotgun sequence genome, AGTTTATTTAGGTGTCATGGTACTAGGTTATCCGGGAATGAGAATCGATCGGGACACATGAAATGTTGGCTTTGATAGAGGGAGCTTACACATACTTTAGTTGTCCATAAAAACACACGAGACACTAACATACtcgaaaaaattaaaacaattacATCAAAATAACCATGTAATTAATAAATACATTAATACCGAGCTTGTTCATTAGTGATAGAAATATTTGAAAAGAATGTAACAAAAAtaacaatttaattattattaatttgtaaGGAGGGTGCACAAGTAGGatgttatttatattttccttttattttcatCAAAAGTTAATTTGAAAATTGGAAAAGTTTACACCTACTCACCTACATGTCGGACGAAAGGTTGGCTAATCCTCGTAACTAGTTCACTTAAGTGTCATGGTACTAGGTTATACGGGAATAAGAATTGTTCGGGACACATGAAAGGGTTGGCTTAGACGATCGAGTTTAGTTAGGTGTCAGTGTATTAGTTTATCCGGGAATGAGAATTGTTTTGGATACATGAAAGGGTTGGCTTAGACGATCAAGTTCACTTAGGTGTCATGGTACTAGGTTATCCGGGAATGAGAATTGTTTCTGGTCACATGAAAGGGTTGGCTTAGAGGATGAGTTTACTTAGGTGTCATGGTAGTAGGTTATCCGGGAATGAGAATTGTTCGGGACACATGAAAGGGTTGGCTTAGACGATCGAGTTTACTTAGGTGTCAGTGTACTAGGTTATCCGGGAATGAGAATTGTTTTGGACACATGAAAGAGTTGGCTTTGAGAGGGAGCTTACACGTACTTTATTTGTCCATAAAAACACATGAGACACCTAACATACtcgaaaaaatcaaaacaattaGATCGAAATAACCAtctaattaataaatacatTAATAACGAGCTTGGTCGTTAGTGATAGAAATATTTGAAAAGAATGTAACATAAAtaacaatttaattattattaatttgtaaGGAGGGTGCACAAGTAGGatgttatttatattttccttttattttcatCAAAAGTTAATTTTACTAACACCCTTATCCTTGTACTCCTTCTTTATCCTATTACCAATTACAAACAACTCAAAACCCGTCATGTAAGCATAACGATGGTAAAATTCACTAAACTCAAGACCGGACTCAAAACATATTCTTGGACAAGGGGTGGTAGGCGTAGTTGAATTCACAATAGTTCTTTCTCCAACGACGGGTTCAACATTAAGGTCTATACTAACCATTGTACTCTGGAATAACAAAtgaaattaaacaagttaattattaatacaaatttaaataaatcataCAATGCTTTTATACATATAAATAGGTATGTCCATTTTACCATATTTAttcatataatcaaataattaattcATATACTAGCAtataatttcatttttaatttcacaTATACAATTAATTTAATAAGAAAAGTTAACATACATAAATTACTCACGAAAATAAATGATTACACACATAAGGTACATAGGTTTCTCCGTCATCATAAACTAACAACATTGGTTACTCCGCTTGATAAATTGATGGTTTATAGATTATACGACAATGATAAAATCACAATAAGTTAATTCGGATTCACTAAGAAAAATATCATTAATtgattcaaataaacaaataaatttgtCACTGAGAGTGAAAGACTGTAAGGACTGATACGCGTTCAAAAGAACATATATACCACTGAGAGTGAAATTTCTACACCTTCTGAGATGAAAGTGCACCAATGAAAGATCTGATTTTGCCATCCCATAGAGAAGATCATCAGAGATATCCACGTTACCCAAGTCAATTGTGCTAATATATTTTCAATCGGTCAAAAAAAATCTGCGGCAAAGATAAGAGATTTGAGGGAATGACTATTTTCCGTTGCAAAAGACAGGgcagttcttttttttttcttttttttttagtcaAGTGAAATTTGGGCGGGCAATTTTTCAGGAGAGTTTTGGGCGGTGAAATACCCGCTGTGAAGAGGAAAGTGGCGGAAAAACTGAAAACATTTCCCCCCTAAAGTATAACATTTCCCacctaaattaaaaaatagtAATCTGACATGTCCTTCACCCATTGCATTTTAAGTCCAGTCAACTTAAAACCATTTTATGTGTATGGACTCCCCTCAAACACCTGTAGCTTGTactacgttccaaaaaatagGCACGTATACATATTTGAAGTTTGATGTAATGATTTGCaaaaaataatccaaacttCCAAAGGTTTATAATATTAAAGAATGGAGGGTTGAGAAAATAACTTGAATTACCACGTGTCTTTGATGTTGCATGAAACCATGACAGATTGACAGCAAACTAGAAACAAGATTGCATGACACAAGTTTTCGATACCATCTAAAATTCTATTTTATGAGTTGTTATGGTGCATGCATGACTTTGCACATTTTAATTATACATACAAGCGCAAGTGAGGATGGATTTGCTAAACAAAATGTTGAACATAGTAGCTCTACCATTCTCCTTGTTTTCACTCTGTCTTTTGTTACCACCATTTCATTTTTTCAAGTTCGCCCTTTCTATACTCAGCTCCATCTCCGGTCAAGATGTCGTCGCCGGGAAAGTTGTTATCATCACCGGCGCTTCCTCCGGCATAGGCGAGGTAATTCATTCTTATACATGATTGCTATATATCTTAATTAGAGGAACTCAAACATTCAAATTGGTAAATTAATTATAACCTTAAACTTACATCTCCACTTAAATTACAATCTGGGTTATTTTCCGGCAAAATCAATCTGAATATGTTGTCATTATTCTTATTAACATAATTATAagttcctaaaaaaaaaaagtaaaaacgaATACAAACTTGGCTCGTTTAAGTTTTCCATTGTTCAATCTTAGCTCACGAGTCGCTAGTTTAATTCGAGCTCAAGCTAAGCCAAGCTATATTAACAAAGCCAAGATTTTAGTAAACGAGCCAAGCGTTAGAAGATTGGAAATTTAGAATGAAGGATTAGGTGAATGATAGGCAGAGAGCCGtggtttcaactttcaagtgTGTATTTATCACTTCAAATTTACATTTATTGTAGGTAAGTTATCAATTATCATTTCAATTGAACATCAACACACTAACTTCGACTAGGTAAATAACTAAATTGAGAATGAACAACTTTAAAGTACAAGTGCACAACCTCACTTAACCTCAAGCTCAACGACCTTTAAAAATACTATTCATAAATCGTAAAACTTGAATTATTACACAGACTCGTCTATGTCTAATAAGCGTATTGATAAGAGAAGTCGGAGACGCCAACCATAGCAGAAACAATTTGAGAAACGATGAAAAAGGAGCCACCTATGACAATGACAACCAGAACTGCAGAGATTGGGTTCTTAAGCAGCTCAAAAATAGGCTGTAAAACTGCATAAAGAACCCCAGTACTTACAGTAAGTGCATACAATGCATACCTTCTTACATTCTCCCAGAATTCCTCCATTAATGGACCTTCTGGGCCTAAAGCCCATGCCTTATCTTGGCCCATCATCATCAGCAAAATCCCAATTGAAGTAGCTCCACTGAACACCAGTAAACGTTTTTTCAACTCTTCATTGATTCCTTCTTCTTGTTCCTTGCTCTGTGATTGTATCACCCAGTATTTGTTTTTTgcggaaagggaaagggaattggGGTTTCCATGTCTTAGAAATGCAGGGGAATCATATGAAGAAAAGTTATTGAAAGATGAGGATTTTGGGTTTGGGATAGATTTCATTTGTGTTGGGAAGAATTGATTTAATATTTGGGATTTAATCAAAGTAGTATTCATGATTTTATTTGATTCAGAAAGGGAGAAGATTGTGAAATTCTTTGTGGagcttcttcttctttcttcttgTTGTATGAATGTATTCTTATCTTCCTCCTTCTATGGTTAGTATTGCAGCCTATTGCTAGTCTTGAAATGGGTTACCACTTACCAGCCTTATCAAGTTATCTTTTGTTAAGTGGGCCTCTTCATAGCCCATCCTTCTGCCCAACTTCTACTAGTCCAATCAAGTATGGGGGTTTTAAAGTAGGCACATGAGCTAAACGGGGAGCAGAGTGTAAATCACATCCAAATTTGGGTCTTGGGAGTAAGGCCctatttagttcaccttatttcatgaccttattatttatttcagatttaattagatcagatcagatcaagaAAAATACGTtcaaatcagatcagaaaaaataagttcagatcagaccagaccatatcagatcagaccagattattattattattattattattattattattattattattattattattattattattattattattattattattactattactattactatttgGTTAacctttatttgtttgttttttggaaTTATTTAATTTCTGTTTAGAATATTTGttgattctttttttttggataaTGATATTATTGACATCATATTCCGATGATTTTTGCccgaaaatgatttggggttttAATTTAGAATGAGCTATTAAAGGTTGTAATTTACAGATTTGAAATGtcgaggttgtaattggcaaaggGACTAACTTTTGCCAAATTATTCTTTTAATTGTTTGCGTATTTTTTGTGTGAAAATTGTCATGTTGCATGTAAATGTGCAGCAATTAGCGTATGAGTATGCAAGAAGAGGGGCATGCTTAGTACTAGCAGCGAGGAGAGAAAAAAGCCTCCGAGAAATAGCTAATAGGTGCCTTGAGCTTGGGTCACCAGATTCTATTTCAGTAACTGCAGATGTTTCTAATGTTGATGATTGCAAACGAATTGTTGAATCAACCATTACACGCTATGGAAGATGTGAGTTGATCTATCTTTTATcgctttttatttattttttattttgctacttttaatTTGTTACTTCCTCACTTATTTTAAGTGTTATACATGCCTAAATCACTAcgagaaattgtaccattaacgacgagaaatcccgtcgctaaagaacaataatcgttgattaacgacgagatttcctgtcgcgaacccgtcataaaaggggtcgTTATTAATCGAAAAACACGTCATttacccgtcgtaaaagacatttgcgatggTGGTTCccatctttgtttggttgttagccccgccGCTAAAGGTTTTTGCGACATGATTTTTGACCCTTCGTTATTAGGTGTTGTCATTAAAGGTACAGATTCTTGTAGTGAATCGGCCGCTTTAATTTTATGTGTTCACTTCTGctcaaggaaaatttgtcaaatgCAACTACAAAATTTGTCATTTTGCGGGTTACAATCTCAATCTTCTATCAATACAAATTACAACCTGAAAAAACTACAGTCATGAGTCGGATTCTGGAAAACAAAGACGGAAAGTGATGTTGTAgtcattattttttattctttctttgactCCTGCTAAACACAAACTAAAATAAGGCAAATTAGAAAAGGAAATAGACGTAGAGGTTCCTGCAGTGGCAAGATCATGCGCTCGCTGAACCTGTTGACGACTTACCTTTTGTATACTGCACCAATCCCAGGAGCTTCCCAAACGTCGGATTTCTCTGACCGTCCAACAAAGTTGTATGTTAATCGAATCTTGATGTAGTAGCATTTCCACCGGTGTTTTACAATCAGTGAGAATAGTGACATGTCGCAAGGTAGCATCAATACTCCATCGGAGAGCAAACAAGCAAGCAATACTTGCTTGTGCCTGAAGAGTCGAATCCGTAATACTGACGTAAGCACCTCCTATTAATGTATCTGCCACAATTTGCTGGTTAATTATCTAAAATCCAACCCATACGAGAGTGCGCTTCTTCCATGAACCATCTACCTGAATTAAAGACGTACATTAGACCTTCAACATGATTATCAGCAAGTATTGCTCTAAAGAACTCCTGATATTGGATCAGTCTCAGGAGGATGATGGAAACGAAGGCCTGATGCAGGCTGAAAATTCATGTTGATTCAAACCATATGTGATGAGAGCTTGTATTGTAGAAATATTACAGTGGTCATTCCTAAACACATGTTCATTCCTTGCTAACCGAAGACCCCATATAGTAGCAATAAAGTAAATAACCGTTGGGCTACTTTTCACATCCTGCAATTGGAACAGCCGGATATAATAGATAAACCAGTCATCCGAATGGACCGCAAGAGATCCACACCTCCAAACCTGTTTCTCAAGATCACAGAAGCGAAAAAGGTGTTGAATATCTTCTTCACCGCTTGTACAAAAATCATAAGTGGAGGACAACTGAATTCCATGAATCCCCACATTAACCTTCGTTGCAATTCCATTATGAAAAAGTTTCCACAAAAAAGTTTCATTTTGGGAGAATTTTGAGGGCCCAAAGAAATTTAAACAAATCCAGAAATGGGTGGGGCGGTGCAATCCTTGGTCTTCGACATCTAGCGTTGCATATGCCGTTTTAACAGAAAATTTCCACGACTTGTGTAAACCCCAATAAAGAAAATCATCATTTGCAGTTGAAGGTATATTGTGGCCATCTGACAAGAATCATTGAACTCAAAGCCTGAGTTAATTTTTGGAAGATTCCACCCTCTAGTAGGGAGGATAAAGTGATCGACTTTCCACCTCATAGCAGTGTGGAGTGTGACGGACACTTGATTTAAACTCCGGAATTTTTCCACTTACACATCTACCTCTCCCTACTTTCCCATTACCAAATTTACAGTCATAACCCACTAAAACCCTCGTATAGCGACGGATTTATAGCGACGTATTTAAAACCGTTTctaatttagagacggaatACTCATCATCCGTATCTAAATTTTATTTAGATACAGATATTGTACATCCGTCGCTAGTTTTATCGAGGGATTtataaatccgtctctaagttagGGAAAGAATTACAAAATTCGTCCCTAATGTGTTTTAGCAATTTCGAAACATAAATTCCACGAGCAATTTCTCCTAGACTCTTTGTAGAAAGTTAGATCTAAATTAGAGACGGAATTTTAAAATCCGTCCctaatttagagacggaatGTTACATTCGTCCCtagtttagagacggattttctaatatttcttttaattattattaatttcacaCATAGAAGTATACACGTTGTACTTGGTGTAGTTGGTTGGAGTTTCTCCTTGTGACTTTGAGGTCACAAGTTCGTTTCCCCTTATCCCTTCCCCTTGCAAAGCTGGACTAGGTTGACTTAGGCGAGATTTCGAACCGGTAATGGTACCGAGTTGAAAATTTGCGCTCTTTTTTCCCAGCAAGATCTATAGGCACTCCTAAATGTGATCCCAGGTTTGAAATCAACTTCATCTTAAGGATTCCTCTGAAAGCCTGTTGCTCCCCTCCCCTCCCCTACAGGAGTTTTAaactaagtttaaaatgagaTTTCTGAAGATT contains:
- the LOC110804644 gene encoding uncharacterized protein yields the protein MNTTLIKSQILNQFFPTQMKSIPNPKSSSFNNFSSYDSPAFLRHGNPNSLSLSAKNKYWVIQSQSKEQEEGINEELKKRLLVFSGATSIGILLMMMGQDKAWALGPEGPLMEEFWENVRRYALYALTVSTGVLYAVLQPIFELLKNPISAVLVVIVIGGSFFIVSQIVSAMVGVSDFSYQYAY